The region ACCGGCCCAGGTATTTCGGAAACGGCGCAATCCCCAGCCCGCTTTTCACCGCCTCCATCTGGGCAAAGATACTGTCCGTGGTCAGCGCCACATTGCACCCGGTTGAGACCGCAGCGAACTCCTGGTTTTGCACCGTCTGCGCCAGATCCCCCGAGGCAGCAATGACGTTGTGCCCCTCCAGATCCGCCGCCGTTTCAAAATCCCCAAGCGCGTCCAGATACAGATCCGAGGCATAGATCCCGAACCCCACCGCCCCCAGCTTGCGGCCCACCAGCCGCTCCTGGCTGGGGGTGCCGATGCGCACGGCGATATCAGCCTCGCGGTTCAACAGGTTCACCTTGCCGGTCGATAACAGCAGCTTGACCCGCAGCTCGGGATGCAAATTGTGCAGCTCGCGCAGCTGCGGCGCCAGCAGGGTCTGGCCCAGCCCGCTGGGGGCAGCCACGGTGACCGTGCCCGCCAGCCGGCCGTCGCTGCCGCAAACCGCCTCGCTGATCAATTGCGCCTGATGCTCTATCTGCTCGGCCCGGGCCAGGATCCGGCTGCCGCAGCTGGTCAGCTGCACGCCTGATATGCTGCGGTCGAACAAGGTGGCCGACAGCGCCGTCTCCAGCTCCCGCAGCTTGCGCCCGACGGTGGCCGGGCTTTCCGCCAGCTGCCCCGCCGCACCCGCAATACTGCCCGCACGCGCAACCGCCAGAAAGAACCGGAACAGATCCCAGTTCTGGTTCATCACGGGGGCGGGCCTGGGGCCGGAAACGGTTCGCATCACGCCGGAAATCTCATGTGGCAATATCAATACAGCGGCAAAGCGTGCCTATCCTCAGCTACTGCCAGCCCCGTTGTAACACCACTCAAATTTACTTGTGCCGCTGTGAACCTGAAATAATTCATCTTTATTTCAGCATCTTACGCGAAGATTTCCCCTTTCTTCAAAATGACGCGCAGCGCTTCAAATCTGATGCGTTGCGTTTCTTCCGCCCCCTCACAGCTTCAGTTTCACCCGCGCGCAAACGGAGCTGCGCCGGAGTAACTGGAGGAACGACTATGACTGAACAAAACAACATGGGCCCGATCGCCGGGACAGAAGGCCCGGACCCTCTTACCGGGACAAATGCCAGCGAAACCCTGCTGGGGCTGGGCGGCGACGACACCCTGACCGGCGGCTTGGGGGATGACACGCTGGACGGCGGCGCAGGATCGGATACCGCGGATTTCCGCGACATCGACGTGCCGGCCGAGGCCGCTCTGCGGACCGGCACCGCCACCCGCGAGACCGGTTTTGCGGTGGTAGTGGAGGACCAGCCGCTGGCATCGCTGACCACAGACCAGTCCCCGGCGGATCTTGCGGATCAGGCTGCGGGCGGCAATCTTTACTACAACATTCACACCAATGACTTCCCCGGCGGTGAAATCCGCGGCCAGCTGCTGGTTGAAAGCGATATCACCGATGGCGGCATCCGCACGCTGACCCTGGTTGCTGATCTGGACGCCGCACAGGAGCCGGACGGTGCCAGCGACTCCCAGGCCACCGGCCAGGGCCGGGTGGTGATCGTGATTGATGGCAGCAGCATCACCTACAGCTCGGACCTGTCGGTGACCGGTCTGGCCACGTCAGACCTGCTGCCGGTGGCAGGCGTCAGCGCCATCCACCTGCACAACGCCCCAGCCGGGCAGAACGGCCCGGTGATCACCGATATCGTGCAGGACGCGGGCGGCGATGTGAACGGGCTGAACGCCGGCTTTGATGACGGCAATGTCTTTGATGAGGCGGTTGAGACCGACACGCTGATCAGCATCGAAAATCTGGAAGGCTCCGATGACGGCGATGATCTGCGCGGCGATAACGGCGCCAATCTGCTGAACGGCAATGGCGGCGATGACATCCTGCGCGGACGCCGCGGCAACGATGAGCTGAACGGAGGCGACGGCAACGACGACCTGCGCGGCAACCGCGGCGCCGACACGCTGGATGGCGGGTCAGGCGATGACGTTCTGCGCGGCGGACGCGGCAGCGACCAGCTGAACGGCGGTGCTGGCAATGACGAACTGCGCGGCGGCGGCGGCAACGACATCCTCAGCGGCGGCGGCGGCGTGGACATCATCGACGGCGGCAATGGCATCGACACCAACTCTTTTGCCAACATCAACCAGGGCGCCGCAGATCCGTCGGTTGCCGGCGTGACCGTGGTGCTGAATGCCGACGGCTCGGGCACTGCGTCCTATAATGGCGGCGGCGGCAACGGCCCGCTGATCGAAGAAGAGTTCACCGGCATCGAAAACATCACCGGCTCTTCCAACAACGATGATATCCGCGCCTTGGGCGCCGCCCCCAACGCCATTGACGGCGGCGATGGCGACGACTTTATCGCAGGCGGCGGCGGCGTGGACGTCCTGACTGGCGGCGAAGGCACCGACACCAACAGCTTCGTCAATATCGGGGCCGAGGTGGTCGCGGATCTTGGCTCTGGCAGCGCGTCGTATCAGCCGAATGAAACCACCACCGTGTTCGAAAACTTCAGCGGCTTTGAAAACCTCGACGGCTCGGACAATGACGACCAGCTGTTCGGCGGCGGCGGTGCCAACACGCTGACCGGCAATGATGGCAACGACCTGCTGGTGGGCCGCGGCGGCAATGACGTGCTGGAAGGCGGCGATGGCAACGACATCCTGCGCGGCGGCGGCGGTGCAGATGTGACCGACGGCGGCGCGGGCATCGACACCGCAGATTTCCAGGACATCGGTGCAGCTGTGATTGCCGACCTGAATTCCGGCGCCGCAGTCTATCAGGGTCCGAACGGTGCGGTTGTGGATACGCTGCTGAACATTGAAAACCTGACCGGCTCGGCAAACAACGACGTGCTGAACGGCGATGCCGGGGATAACCTGCTGGCCGGGGGTGGCGGCGGCGATACCATCAATGGCGGCGGCGGCAATGACGTGATCCGCGGCGATGCCATCGGCGACGGCGAGGCGATCACCGTCACCGTGACCAACACGCTGGGCGAAGGCGGCACTTTCCTGACCCCGGTCTGGTTCGGCTTTCACGACGGCGAAAACTTTGACCTCTGGACCGATGGCGCGGCCGCCAGCGGCGGGCTGGAGCGCATTGCCGAAGACGGCAGCGTCGAAGGCATCGCAGCCGAGTTCAACCAGCAGGTCGCAGGTGGCGGCGTTGATGCCACCATCATCGGCGGCAACGGTGCGCCGGGGCCGATCGACCCGGGCGAAAGCGCCAGCTTCACCCTCAATGTGAACGCCGATCAGGTCGGCCAGGGCTTCTTTACCTGGGCCACCATGGTGATCCCCTCCAACGATGCTTTCCTGGCCTCGCCCGACGATGCGCTGCAGGATTTCATCTTTGACGCCGACGGCAATTTTGCCGGGCCGCTGGTGATCGAACGTTTCGGCACCGATGTGCTGGATGCCGGCACCGAGGTGAACACCGAAGAAGGGGCTGCCTTCCTGAACCAGACCGCCCGCGATCAGGGCACCGCCGAGAACGGCGTGGTCCGCCAGCACGAGGGCTTCAACGGCTCCGAAGCCAATCCGGACGGCACCCCGGTCAACATCCTGGGCGGCACCACCGCCGCAGGCACCAGTGTTGATCCGGCCGAGGGCGACTTTACCCGCAACGGCGGCGAGGAGCAGCTCTTGCGCATCGTGGTCGACCTGGCCGAAGGCGGCGCGGATGTGCTGTCCGGCGGTGCCGGCAGCGACTATATCGACGGCGGCCGGGGCAACGACTTGCTGCGCGGCCAGCGCGGCGCGGATACCTTGGATGGCGGCGATGGCGCGGATGTGCTGTTTGGCGGCCGCGGGCGCGACCTGGCCGACGGCGGTGCAGGCAGTGACCGTATCGCAGGCGGGCGCGGCCGCGACACGCTGGACGGCGGCGCGGGCAATGACCGCATCGACGGCGGACGCGGCGCTGACGTGCTGACCGGCGGCGCCGGCAATGACCTGCTGACAGGCGGGCGCGGCGCCGATGCCTTTGTCTTCAACGAGGGCTTCGGCAATGACGTGATCACCGACTTCAACACCTCTGCCGATGGCGAGCTGCTGGACTTCACGGGTGGCGGTTTCGGCTTCGGCAGCTTTGATGATCTGTCCGGCGCAATCTCGCAGGACGGCAGCAATGCCCTGATCGACCTTGGGGACGACGGATCGATCACCCTGCTGGATGTGCAGGCCTCAGCCCTGACCGAGGATCACTTCCTGATCTAAAAACCGGCAGGAAAACCCAACGGCGGCGGCACTCCCCGGAGTGCCGCCGTCTCTCTCATTCTCAGTCCGCAGCCATCACCAGATCGCTGGCCTTTTCACCGATCATGATGGCCGGCGCATTGGTGTTGCCCGAGACGATCTCGGGCATGATCGAACAATCCGCCACCCGCAGCCCCTGCACCCCATGCACCCGCAAACCGGCGTCCACCACCGCATCCGCCCCCTGCCCCATCCTGCAGGTGCCGGTCGGATGATAGATCGACACCGAATTGCCGCGCGCCCAGTCCAGCGTGCCCGCGTAATCCTCCATCGCGAGATCCGCATCAGGCCGGAACTCCGCGGCGATCTTGGAGGCCAGCGGATTATGCCGGGCAATGCGGCGGGCAATGTTCACCCCGTCCACCAGGGTCCGGCAATCCGTCTCCGTCGCCAGATAATTCGGGTGGATCTTGGGATAGGTCTTCGGATCCGGCCCGTTCAGCCGGATCTCGCCCCGGCTTTCGGGGCGCAGCTGACACACCGACATGGTAAAGGCCGAGAACGGATGCACCCCCTCGCCGGGGCTGTCCGCCGACCAGGGCTGCACATGGAACTGGATGTCCGGCGTTGCCAGATCGGGCCGGGTTTTCATGAAACCGGTCGCCAGACTGGCCGCCATCGTCATCGGCCCGGCCCGGAACAGCGCGTATTTCAAGGCTATCCGCGCCTGATTGAACAGGCTGCGCACCTCGTCGTTCAGCGTCGGCTCGTTGCATTTGTACACCAGCCGCGCCTGCAGATGGTCCTGCAGCCCCTGCCCCACCCCCGGCAGGTCCGCCGCAACATCAATACCGTTGGCCTTCAGCTGCTCCGCCGGGCCAATCCCCGACAGCATCAGCGTCTGGGGTGAGTTGATCGCCCCCGCCGACAGGATCACCTCCTTGCGCGCGGTCAGGCTTTGCCGCTGGCCTGCACGGTCCAGATAGGTGACGCCAGTGACCCGGCGCCCGTCCAGATCGATCTTTTCAACCAGCGCATTGGTGATGATCTGCAGGTTCGCCCGCTCCCGCGCCGGTTTCAAAAACGCCACCGCAGCACTGCAGCGCCGCCCGTTGCGGGTGGTCAGCTGGAAATACCCCACCCCCTCTTGCGCGGCCCCGTTGTAATCGGGGTTGAACGGATATCCCGCCTCCTGCGCCGCCGCCACCCAGGCATCGCAAATCGGGCGCTGAATGCGCATGTTAGAGACTGTCAGCGGCCCGCCCGCGCCATGAAACTCATCCGCGCCGCGCTCCTGATCCTCGGATCGTTTGAACAAGGGCAGCACATCGTCCCAGCCCCAGCCCTCATTGCCCATCTGGCGCCAGCGGTCGTAATCCTCCTTTTGGCCGCGCACATACAAAAGCCCGTTCAGCGACGACGACCCGCCCAGAACCTTGCCCCGCGGCCAGTCGATCGACCGCCCATTCAGACCCGGATCGGGCTCGGTCTTGTAGCACCAGTCAACAGACGGGTTATGCATGGTTTTGAAATAGCCGACCGGGATGTGGATCCAGGGGTTTGTGTCGCGCCCGCCGGCCTCCAGCAGCACCACTTTGTTGCGCGGATCCGCACTCAGCCGGTTGGCAATCACGCAGCCCGACGACCCTGCTCCGATAACAATGAAATCTGCTTCCACGACCCTCTCCCGACTCTGTCAGGAAAAAACTTCTATACAGATTGCATGAAATAAGCTAGCTATTTTTGATACCAAACGTCTCAATAATTGATCTTAGGGAGGAAAATTATGGGGGTCACCGATAAACTGAACCGCATATCACGGCGGGATCTGTTCAAGGTTGCAGGCACTTACGGGATGAGCTCGACGCTGCTGGCGGCCGGCAGCTTTGGCGGCGCGATGAGCCTGGCGAATCTCGCATCAGCCGCAGAATCGACTTACGAGCGGCGCTTTTCCAAGCCCGCCAAGCACACGCTGAAATTCGGCGCCTCGGGGTTTAACGCCCGCAACCTGCTG is a window of Leisingera sp. NJS204 DNA encoding:
- a CDS encoding GMC family oxidoreductase, yielding MEADFIVIGAGSSGCVIANRLSADPRNKVVLLEAGGRDTNPWIHIPVGYFKTMHNPSVDWCYKTEPDPGLNGRSIDWPRGKVLGGSSSLNGLLYVRGQKEDYDRWRQMGNEGWGWDDVLPLFKRSEDQERGADEFHGAGGPLTVSNMRIQRPICDAWVAAAQEAGYPFNPDYNGAAQEGVGYFQLTTRNGRRCSAAVAFLKPARERANLQIITNALVEKIDLDGRRVTGVTYLDRAGQRQSLTARKEVILSAGAINSPQTLMLSGIGPAEQLKANGIDVAADLPGVGQGLQDHLQARLVYKCNEPTLNDEVRSLFNQARIALKYALFRAGPMTMAASLATGFMKTRPDLATPDIQFHVQPWSADSPGEGVHPFSAFTMSVCQLRPESRGEIRLNGPDPKTYPKIHPNYLATETDCRTLVDGVNIARRIARHNPLASKIAAEFRPDADLAMEDYAGTLDWARGNSVSIYHPTGTCRMGQGADAVVDAGLRVHGVQGLRVADCSIMPEIVSGNTNAPAIMIGEKASDLVMAAD
- a CDS encoding spondin domain-containing protein, yielding MTEQNNMGPIAGTEGPDPLTGTNASETLLGLGGDDTLTGGLGDDTLDGGAGSDTADFRDIDVPAEAALRTGTATRETGFAVVVEDQPLASLTTDQSPADLADQAAGGNLYYNIHTNDFPGGEIRGQLLVESDITDGGIRTLTLVADLDAAQEPDGASDSQATGQGRVVIVIDGSSITYSSDLSVTGLATSDLLPVAGVSAIHLHNAPAGQNGPVITDIVQDAGGDVNGLNAGFDDGNVFDEAVETDTLISIENLEGSDDGDDLRGDNGANLLNGNGGDDILRGRRGNDELNGGDGNDDLRGNRGADTLDGGSGDDVLRGGRGSDQLNGGAGNDELRGGGGNDILSGGGGVDIIDGGNGIDTNSFANINQGAADPSVAGVTVVLNADGSGTASYNGGGGNGPLIEEEFTGIENITGSSNNDDIRALGAAPNAIDGGDGDDFIAGGGGVDVLTGGEGTDTNSFVNIGAEVVADLGSGSASYQPNETTTVFENFSGFENLDGSDNDDQLFGGGGANTLTGNDGNDLLVGRGGNDVLEGGDGNDILRGGGGADVTDGGAGIDTADFQDIGAAVIADLNSGAAVYQGPNGAVVDTLLNIENLTGSANNDVLNGDAGDNLLAGGGGGDTINGGGGNDVIRGDAIGDGEAITVTVTNTLGEGGTFLTPVWFGFHDGENFDLWTDGAAASGGLERIAEDGSVEGIAAEFNQQVAGGGVDATIIGGNGAPGPIDPGESASFTLNVNADQVGQGFFTWATMVIPSNDAFLASPDDALQDFIFDADGNFAGPLVIERFGTDVLDAGTEVNTEEGAAFLNQTARDQGTAENGVVRQHEGFNGSEANPDGTPVNILGGTTAAGTSVDPAEGDFTRNGGEEQLLRIVVDLAEGGADVLSGGAGSDYIDGGRGNDLLRGQRGADTLDGGDGADVLFGGRGRDLADGGAGSDRIAGGRGRDTLDGGAGNDRIDGGRGADVLTGGAGNDLLTGGRGADAFVFNEGFGNDVITDFNTSADGELLDFTGGGFGFGSFDDLSGAISQDGSNALIDLGDDGSITLLDVQASALTEDHFLI
- a CDS encoding LysR family transcriptional regulator — protein: MNQNWDLFRFFLAVARAGSIAGAAGQLAESPATVGRKLRELETALSATLFDRSISGVQLTSCGSRILARAEQIEHQAQLISEAVCGSDGRLAGTVTVAAPSGLGQTLLAPQLRELHNLHPELRVKLLLSTGKVNLLNREADIAVRIGTPSQERLVGRKLGAVGFGIYASDLYLDALGDFETAADLEGHNVIAASGDLAQTVQNQEFAAVSTGCNVALTTDSIFAQMEAVKSGLGIAPFPKYLGRSHPDLVELLPGQLQTTADLWLLMHPDTSGLARIQTVQDFVTRICRTALAGDGGFTCS